Proteins encoded within one genomic window of Dyadobacter chenhuakuii:
- a CDS encoding nuclear transport factor 2 family protein, with amino-acid sequence MEKAVVRHYVNRGGQLPVKPTIIPGFDADTDVLIIDEPELSRKDLVFEQDGDNTLVRLADSFMILASLENVDAIDLDPLPFLKELYKALQENDIEEILSFLAEDVLWEMGGPQDLIPWAGAWDGKAGVRQFFQLQKEGLAFEKLNPTRFVAQGNTVAVVLEGSGEARTGKAFSGSVVHWVIVKNGRISQLQCYRDTFPIIEAMQGGRPFTIAANGFGSAHYTNKSVTSPRTTDSIVFDEAIFDNAPATVKSARAMYGALQGFKPEDIRKAFAPSVVWHMFGPRDIIAWSGERIGPIAAVESAKQIIETMRFDRFKAVRMLYQDNVAAVLIDEPGVSKASGLPFHTSVVHIVVVNEDGKVASIHNHVNTAEIVEAFLGGRPYTVN; translated from the coding sequence ATGGAAAAAGCAGTTGTCCGTCATTATGTTAACAGAGGCGGGCAGCTTCCGGTGAAGCCTACAATTATTCCAGGCTTCGATGCGGATACGGACGTGCTGATCATTGATGAGCCCGAGCTTTCCAGAAAAGACCTGGTTTTTGAGCAGGACGGCGACAATACATTGGTCAGACTGGCAGATTCATTTATGATCCTCGCCTCGCTGGAAAATGTGGATGCGATTGATCTGGACCCGCTCCCGTTTTTAAAAGAGCTCTATAAGGCGTTGCAGGAGAATGATATAGAGGAAATTTTATCGTTTCTAGCTGAGGATGTCTTATGGGAAATGGGCGGCCCGCAGGATTTGATTCCCTGGGCAGGTGCCTGGGACGGAAAAGCAGGAGTAAGGCAATTTTTCCAATTACAAAAAGAAGGATTGGCTTTTGAAAAACTGAATCCGACCCGGTTTGTAGCGCAGGGAAATACAGTGGCCGTCGTGCTCGAAGGAAGCGGTGAAGCCAGAACCGGGAAAGCTTTTTCAGGCAGCGTGGTGCATTGGGTTATTGTAAAAAATGGCAGGATCAGCCAGCTGCAATGTTACCGCGATACATTTCCGATCATCGAGGCCATGCAGGGTGGGAGGCCGTTCACGATAGCAGCAAATGGTTTTGGATCAGCACATTATACCAATAAATCGGTCACATCGCCGCGCACAACGGACAGCATTGTGTTCGACGAAGCGATTTTTGACAATGCGCCGGCAACGGTAAAATCGGCCAGGGCCATGTATGGCGCACTACAAGGATTCAAACCCGAAGACATCCGTAAAGCATTTGCGCCTAGTGTAGTGTGGCATATGTTCGGACCGAGGGACATCATTGCATGGTCGGGTGAGCGCATCGGACCGATTGCGGCCGTGGAATCGGCAAAGCAGATCATTGAAACCATGCGTTTTGACCGTTTTAAGGCAGTCAGGATGCTTTACCAGGACAATGTAGCGGCCGTTTTAATCGATGAGCCGGGCGTTTCCAAAGCAAGCGGATTGCCTTTTCATACGAGCGTTGTGCACATTGTAG
- a CDS encoding ester cyclase, whose amino-acid sequence MTLEENKAIVRRYWFDFWNEKNVAVLDEIAVEDVVFHFPPGQAHQPPTLRKWFETALIAFPDVFFTLHDELAEGDKVVSRWSYEATNTGNFLGRETTSIRVQDQGIDIFRIENGKIVEMWVAQDSLGLLQQLKVIQ is encoded by the coding sequence ATGACATTGGAAGAAAATAAAGCAATAGTACGCAGATACTGGTTCGATTTCTGGAATGAAAAGAATGTAGCAGTCCTGGACGAAATCGCAGTGGAAGATGTGGTTTTTCACTTTCCTCCCGGCCAGGCACATCAGCCACCTACATTAAGAAAGTGGTTCGAAACTGCCCTGATAGCATTCCCCGACGTGTTTTTTACCTTGCACGACGAACTGGCAGAAGGCGATAAAGTGGTAAGCCGCTGGTCATACGAAGCCACCAATACCGGCAATTTCCTCGGACGCGAAACGACCAGCATCCGGGTCCAGGACCAGGGAATTGACATATTCCGCATCGAGAACGGCAAGATCGTTGAAATGTGGGTTGCCCAGGATAGTCTGGGTTTGTTGCAACAATTGAAAGTGATTCAATAA